DNA sequence from the Sulfolobales archaeon genome:
GTTTTAACCCTGAGCCTCTTAACATCTAGAACAGCTACAGATGTGCTCTCACTCCCAGTACCAGCTGTGGTTGGGATCGCTATCAGGGGTTTCAGAGGCCCTGGCGGTGCTAGCCCCTTCCCAATAGGCCTATTTATATAATCCTCTAGAGGGGCTGGATAGCTGTAGAGTAGATCTAGGATCTTTGCTGTATCTATCGTCGATCCTCCTCCAAGGGCTATGAAGCCATCGATCCTAAGATCCCTTATCTTCTTATACCCCTCGATCAGCTCCTCATCCTCAGGCTCTATCCTAACATCGCTGAACACCTCAACCCCTAT
Encoded proteins:
- a CDS encoding iron-containing alcohol dehydrogenase, giving the protein MGDPYIVYSESIDAVFTISLPQTIKFGMGVHREAGYEAKRLGVRRALLVVGKRLVDSRIARDVISSLESEGIGVEVFSDVRIEPEDEELIEGYKKIRDLRIDGFIALGGGSTIDTAKILDLLYSYPAPLEDYINRPIGKGLAPPGPLKPLIAIPTTAGTGSESTSVAVLDVKRLRVKT